In Brachyhypopomus gauderio isolate BG-103 chromosome 11, BGAUD_0.2, whole genome shotgun sequence, a single genomic region encodes these proteins:
- the stag2b gene encoding cohesin subunit SA-2 isoform X2, giving the protein MIAAPELQTEFHYPQDTDTRFSSDTDFDDPDGRSASQGKGKVKKGKKAPGEKGKGGGKGAGRLNGHHQENGMENFMLFEVVKLGKTAMQAVVDDWIESYKHDRDVALLELINFFIQCSGCKGVVSSEMFRHMQNSEIIRKMTEEFDEDSGDYPLTMAGPQWKKFKTSFCEFITVLVRQCQYSIIYDEYMMDTVISLLTGLSDSQVRAFRHTSTLAAMKLMTALVNVALNLSINMDNTQRQYEAERNKIIGKRANDRLELLLQKRKELQENQDEIENMMNAIFKGVFVHRYRDAIAEIRAICIEEIGVWMKMYSDAFLNDSYLKYVGWTMHDKQGEVRLKCLTALQGLYYNRELNAKLELFTSRFKDRIVSMTLDKEYDVAVQAIKLLTLVLHSEEVLTAEDCESVYHLVYSAHRPVAIAAGEFLFKKLFSHRDIDDDSMPKRRGRQSLNANLIKTTVFFFLESELHEHAAYLVDSMWECASDLLKDWECMISLLLDEPLPGEEALTDRQETALIEIMLCTVRQAAECHPPVGRGTGKRVLTAKEKKTQLDDRTRMTELFVVGLPLLLAKYSIDAEKVTNLLQLPQFFDLEIYTTGRLEKHLESLLRQIREIVEKHTDTDVLEACSKTYHALCNEEFTIFNRVDIARSQLLDEQVDKFNRLLEDFLQEGEEPDEDDAYQVLSTLKRITAFHNAHDLSKWDLFTSNYKLLNTGIENGDMPEQIVIHALQCTHYVILWHLAKVSEGSSKKEDMVTLRKQMRAFCLMCQRYLASVNTAVKEQAFTILCDLLLIFSHQIISGGREVLEPLVYMPEACLQSELLSFILDHVFIDQDEDNNSSDGQQDDEAGKIEALHKRRNLLAAYCKLIIFNVVEMNTGADIFKQYMRYYNDYGDIIKETMSKTRQIDKIQCAKTLILSLQQLFNEMLSELGPGFDRSSSAFCGIKELARRFSLTFGLDQVKTREAIAMLHKDGIEFAFKEPNPQGEGHPPVNLAFLDILSEFSSKLMRQDKRTVHMYLERFMTFQMALQREDCWLPLISYRNSLQAGGDDDTMSVVSGISSRGSSVRSKKTKPVAGKRKLPEVEESVGGGDVWLNREQALQTPVMMPSPHLTSTAMREPKRLRPDDSYMGVYSMAPEQQPPQQPPPQQPPTPQHHPQTPQPHLHQTPIDYNTQVTWMLAQRQQQQEEAVRQQHERAMNYAKLRSNLQHAIRRGSGLMEDDEEPIVEDVMMSSEGRIEDLNEGMDFDTMDIDLPASKNRRERSELKPDFFDPASIMDESVRTTHFLGYDAFQR; this is encoded by the exons ATGATAGCAGCACCAGAATTACAAACAGAGTTTCATTATCCTCA GGATACAGACACTCGTTTCTCATCAGACACTGACTTTGATGATCCTGATGGGAGAAGTGCTTCTCAGGGCAAAGGGAAG gtgaagaaggggaagaaggcCCCTGGAGAGAAGGGCAAAGGCGGAGGTAAAGGCGCAGGCCGCTTGAATGGCCACCACCAGGAGAACGGCATGGAGAACTTCATGCTCTTTGAGGTGGTTAAACTGGGGAAGACCGCCATGCAG GCTGTCGTGGACGACTGGATAGAGTCCTACAAGCATGACAGAGACGTGGCACTCCTCGAGTTGATCAACTTCTTCATCCAGTGTTCGGGCTGCAAAG GTGTTGTTAGCAGCGAAATGTTTCGACACATGCAGAACTCTGAGATCATTAGAAAGATGACTGAAGAATTTGATGAG GACAGCGGAGACTACCCTCTCACGATGGCGGGACCTCAGTGGAAGAAGTTCAAGACCAGTTTCTGCGAGTTCATCACCGTATTAGTGCGTCAGTGCCAGTACAGTATCATCTACGACGAGTACATGATGGACACGGTCATCTCCCTGCTCACGGGCCTGTCGGACTCGCAAGTGCGTGCCTTCAGGCACACCAGCACGCTGGCAG ccaTGAAGCTGATGACCGCTCTGGTCAACGTCGCGCTGAATCTCAGCATCAACATGGACAACACGCAGCGCCAGTACGAGGCCGAGAGGAACAAGATCATCGGCAAGAGGGCCAATGACAGGCTGGAGCTGCTCCTCCAGAAACGCAAGGAG CTCCAAGAAAATCAGGATGAAATTGAAAATATGATGAATGCCATTTTCAAGGGTGTCTTTGTTCACCGATACCG CGACGCGATAGCGGAGATCCGAGCGATCTGCATAGAGGAGATCGGCGTGTGGATGAAGATGTACAGCGACGCCTTTCTCAACGACAGCTACCTGAAGTACGTGGGCTGGACCATGCACGACAAG CAAGGCGAGGTGCGGCTGAAGTGCCTGACTGCCCTCCAGGGCCTCTACTACAACCGCGAGCTCAACGCCAAGCTGGAGCTCTTCACTAGCCGCTTCAAG GACCGCATTGTTTCCATGACGCTGGACAAGGAGTACGACGTCGCTGTGCAAGCAATAAAGCTCCTCACACTCGTGCTGCA CAGCGAGGAGGTCCTGACTGCCGAGGACTGCGAAAGCGTGTACCATCTGGTATACTCCGCCCACCGGCCAGTCGCCATAGCAGCAGGGGAGTTTCTCTTTAAAAA ACTGTTTAGCCATCGAGACATTGACGACGACAGCATGCCTAAGAGACGAGGCAGACAAAGTCTAAATGCCAACCTCATCAAAACCACTGTTTTCTTCTTCCTAGAGAGCGAG TTACACGAGCACGCTGCCTACCTGGTGGACAGCATGTGGGAATGTGCCTCCGACCTGCTCAAGGACTGGGAGTGCATGATCAGCCTTCTACTGGACGAGCCCCTGCCTGGAGAGGAAG CTCTAACGGACAGGCAGGAGACGGCTCTGATCGAGATTATGCTCTGCACCGTCCGGCAAGCCGCGGAGTGCCACCCGCCCGTGGGCAGAGGCACAGGCAAGAGG GTGCTGACGGCAAAGGAGAAGAAAACGCAGCTGGATGACCGGACGAGAATGACTGAGCTCTTTGTAGTGGGGCTGCCACTTTTACTAGCCAAG TACTCTATTGATGCGGAGAAGGTGACCAACCTTCTGCAGCTGCCTCAGTTCTTTGATCTGGAGATATATACAACAGGGCGGTTGGAGAAG CACCTGGAATCGCTGTTGAGACAAATCAGGGAGATTGTAGAGAAGCACACGGACACGGACGTCCTGGAGGCCTGCTCGAAGACCTACCATGCCCTCTGCAACGAGGAGTTCACCATCTTCAATAGGGTGGATATCGCACGCAGCCAGCTCCTGGACGAACAGGTGGACAAGTTCAACAGGTTGCTGGAGGACTTCCTGCAGGAG GGAGAAGAACCGGATGAAGATGATGCGTATCAAGTCCTCTCCACTCTAAAGAggatcactgctttccacaa CGCACATGACCTTTCCAAATGGGACCTGTTCACCAGCAACTACAAGTTACTCAACACGGGCATCGAGAACGGAGACATGCCCGAGCAG ATCGTCATCCACGCTCTGCAGTGTACCCATTACGTCATCCTCTGGCACCTAGCCAAGGTTTCCGAGGGAAGCAGCAAAAAG GAAGACATGGTGACTCTGAGGAAGCAAATGCGTGCGTTCTGTCTCATGTGCCAGCGCTACCTGGCCAGCGTCAACACTGCTGTGAAAGAGCAA GCCTTCACCATCCTATGTGACCTGCTACTGATCTTCAGCCACCAGATCATCTCGGGGGGAAGGGAGGTGCTGGAGCCTCTGGTGTACATGCCAGAGGCCTGCTTACAGTCGGAGCTGCTCAGCTTCATCCTGGACCACGTCTTCATAGACCAGGACGAGGACAACAACAGTTCAG ACGGGCAACAGGACGACGAAGCAGGAAAAATCGAAGCTTTGCACAAGAGACGCAACCTGCTGGCAGCTTACTGCAAACTCATCATCTTCAACGTCGTGGAGATGAACACCGGGGCAGACATATTTAAACAGTACATGAGG TATTACAACGACTATGGTGACATCATCAAGGAAACCATGAGTAAAACGAGACAGATTGACAAAATCCAGTGTGCCAAGACTCTCATTCTGAGCTTGCAGCAG CTGTTTAACGAGATGTTGTCGGAGCTGGGCCCGGGCTTCGACCGCTCCTCCTCGGCCTTCTGCGGGATTAAGGAGCTGGCCCGACGCTTCTCACTGACCTTTGGCCTGGATCAGGTCAAAACCAGAGAAGCCATCGCCATGTTACACAA GGACGGAATAGAGTTTGCCTTCAAGGAGCCGAACCCTCAAGGCGAAGGGCATCCTCCGGTCAACCTGGCGTTCCTGGACATCCTCAGCGAGTTCTCGTCCAAGCTCATGAGACAGGACAAGCGCACCGT GCACATGTATCTGGAGCGCTTCATGACCTTCCAGATGGCCCTGCAGAGGGAGGACTGCTGGCTGCCCCTCATCTCCTACAGGAACTCGCTGCAGGCCGGCGGCGACGACGACACCATGTCCGTGGTGAGCGGCATCAGCAGCCGCGGCTCCTCGGTGCGCAGCAAGAAGACCAAACCCGTCGCCGGCAAGAGGAAACTTCCGGAAG tggaGGAGAGCGTTGGCGGCGGGGACGTGTGGTTGAACCGAGAGCAGGCCCTGCAGACTCCCGTCATGATGCCGTCGCCCCACCTCACGTCCACGGCCATGCGCGAGCCCAAACGCCTGCGGCCGGACGACAGCTACATGGGGGTGTACAGCATGGCCCCCGAGCAACAGCCGCCACAGCAACCGCCGCCCCAACAACCGCCAACCCCCCAGCATCACCCGCAGACCCCCCAGCCCCACCTCCACCAGACACCCATAGACTACAA cacgCAGGTCACCTGGATGTTGGCACAGAGGCAGCAGCAGCAGGAGGAGGCGGTGCGGCAGCAGCATGAGAGAGCCATGAACTACGCCAAGCTGAGGAGCAACCTGCAGCATGCCAT CCGTCGAGGATCCGGTCTAATGGAAGATGATGAGGAACCAATTGTAGAGGATGTAATGATGTCATCAGAAGGTCGAATTGAGGACCTTAATGAGGGCATGGACTTTGACACGATGGACATTGATCTG CCTGCGTCGAAGAACCGGCGAGAGCGATCGGAATTGAAGCCAGACTTTTTCGACCCCGCCTCTATCATGGATGAGTCTGTAAGGACCACTCATTTCCTGGGTTATGATGCTTTTCAGCGGTAA
- the stag2b gene encoding cohesin subunit SA-2 isoform X1, with amino-acid sequence MIAAPELQTEFHYPQDTDTRFSSDTDFDDPDGRSASQGKGKVKKGKKAPGEKGKGGGKGAGRLNGHHQENGMENFMLFEVVKLGKTAMQAVVDDWIESYKHDRDVALLELINFFIQCSGCKGVVSSEMFRHMQNSEIIRKMTEEFDEDSGDYPLTMAGPQWKKFKTSFCEFITVLVRQCQYSIIYDEYMMDTVISLLTGLSDSQVRAFRHTSTLAAMKLMTALVNVALNLSINMDNTQRQYEAERNKIIGKRANDRLELLLQKRKELQENQDEIENMMNAIFKGVFVHRYRDAIAEIRAICIEEIGVWMKMYSDAFLNDSYLKYVGWTMHDKQGEVRLKCLTALQGLYYNRELNAKLELFTSRFKDRIVSMTLDKEYDVAVQAIKLLTLVLHSSEEVLTAEDCESVYHLVYSAHRPVAIAAGEFLFKKLFSHRDIDDDSMPKRRGRQSLNANLIKTTVFFFLESELHEHAAYLVDSMWECASDLLKDWECMISLLLDEPLPGEEALTDRQETALIEIMLCTVRQAAECHPPVGRGTGKRVLTAKEKKTQLDDRTRMTELFVVGLPLLLAKYSIDAEKVTNLLQLPQFFDLEIYTTGRLEKHLESLLRQIREIVEKHTDTDVLEACSKTYHALCNEEFTIFNRVDIARSQLLDEQVDKFNRLLEDFLQEGEEPDEDDAYQVLSTLKRITAFHNAHDLSKWDLFTSNYKLLNTGIENGDMPEQIVIHALQCTHYVILWHLAKVSEGSSKKEDMVTLRKQMRAFCLMCQRYLASVNTAVKEQAFTILCDLLLIFSHQIISGGREVLEPLVYMPEACLQSELLSFILDHVFIDQDEDNNSSDGQQDDEAGKIEALHKRRNLLAAYCKLIIFNVVEMNTGADIFKQYMRYYNDYGDIIKETMSKTRQIDKIQCAKTLILSLQQLFNEMLSELGPGFDRSSSAFCGIKELARRFSLTFGLDQVKTREAIAMLHKDGIEFAFKEPNPQGEGHPPVNLAFLDILSEFSSKLMRQDKRTVHMYLERFMTFQMALQREDCWLPLISYRNSLQAGGDDDTMSVVSGISSRGSSVRSKKTKPVAGKRKLPEVEESVGGGDVWLNREQALQTPVMMPSPHLTSTAMREPKRLRPDDSYMGVYSMAPEQQPPQQPPPQQPPTPQHHPQTPQPHLHQTPIDYNTQVTWMLAQRQQQQEEAVRQQHERAMNYAKLRSNLQHAIRRGSGLMEDDEEPIVEDVMMSSEGRIEDLNEGMDFDTMDIDLPASKNRRERSELKPDFFDPASIMDESVRTTHFLGYDAFQR; translated from the exons ATGATAGCAGCACCAGAATTACAAACAGAGTTTCATTATCCTCA GGATACAGACACTCGTTTCTCATCAGACACTGACTTTGATGATCCTGATGGGAGAAGTGCTTCTCAGGGCAAAGGGAAG gtgaagaaggggaagaaggcCCCTGGAGAGAAGGGCAAAGGCGGAGGTAAAGGCGCAGGCCGCTTGAATGGCCACCACCAGGAGAACGGCATGGAGAACTTCATGCTCTTTGAGGTGGTTAAACTGGGGAAGACCGCCATGCAG GCTGTCGTGGACGACTGGATAGAGTCCTACAAGCATGACAGAGACGTGGCACTCCTCGAGTTGATCAACTTCTTCATCCAGTGTTCGGGCTGCAAAG GTGTTGTTAGCAGCGAAATGTTTCGACACATGCAGAACTCTGAGATCATTAGAAAGATGACTGAAGAATTTGATGAG GACAGCGGAGACTACCCTCTCACGATGGCGGGACCTCAGTGGAAGAAGTTCAAGACCAGTTTCTGCGAGTTCATCACCGTATTAGTGCGTCAGTGCCAGTACAGTATCATCTACGACGAGTACATGATGGACACGGTCATCTCCCTGCTCACGGGCCTGTCGGACTCGCAAGTGCGTGCCTTCAGGCACACCAGCACGCTGGCAG ccaTGAAGCTGATGACCGCTCTGGTCAACGTCGCGCTGAATCTCAGCATCAACATGGACAACACGCAGCGCCAGTACGAGGCCGAGAGGAACAAGATCATCGGCAAGAGGGCCAATGACAGGCTGGAGCTGCTCCTCCAGAAACGCAAGGAG CTCCAAGAAAATCAGGATGAAATTGAAAATATGATGAATGCCATTTTCAAGGGTGTCTTTGTTCACCGATACCG CGACGCGATAGCGGAGATCCGAGCGATCTGCATAGAGGAGATCGGCGTGTGGATGAAGATGTACAGCGACGCCTTTCTCAACGACAGCTACCTGAAGTACGTGGGCTGGACCATGCACGACAAG CAAGGCGAGGTGCGGCTGAAGTGCCTGACTGCCCTCCAGGGCCTCTACTACAACCGCGAGCTCAACGCCAAGCTGGAGCTCTTCACTAGCCGCTTCAAG GACCGCATTGTTTCCATGACGCTGGACAAGGAGTACGACGTCGCTGTGCAAGCAATAAAGCTCCTCACACTCGTGCTGCA TAGCAGCGAGGAGGTCCTGACTGCCGAGGACTGCGAAAGCGTGTACCATCTGGTATACTCCGCCCACCGGCCAGTCGCCATAGCAGCAGGGGAGTTTCTCTTTAAAAA ACTGTTTAGCCATCGAGACATTGACGACGACAGCATGCCTAAGAGACGAGGCAGACAAAGTCTAAATGCCAACCTCATCAAAACCACTGTTTTCTTCTTCCTAGAGAGCGAG TTACACGAGCACGCTGCCTACCTGGTGGACAGCATGTGGGAATGTGCCTCCGACCTGCTCAAGGACTGGGAGTGCATGATCAGCCTTCTACTGGACGAGCCCCTGCCTGGAGAGGAAG CTCTAACGGACAGGCAGGAGACGGCTCTGATCGAGATTATGCTCTGCACCGTCCGGCAAGCCGCGGAGTGCCACCCGCCCGTGGGCAGAGGCACAGGCAAGAGG GTGCTGACGGCAAAGGAGAAGAAAACGCAGCTGGATGACCGGACGAGAATGACTGAGCTCTTTGTAGTGGGGCTGCCACTTTTACTAGCCAAG TACTCTATTGATGCGGAGAAGGTGACCAACCTTCTGCAGCTGCCTCAGTTCTTTGATCTGGAGATATATACAACAGGGCGGTTGGAGAAG CACCTGGAATCGCTGTTGAGACAAATCAGGGAGATTGTAGAGAAGCACACGGACACGGACGTCCTGGAGGCCTGCTCGAAGACCTACCATGCCCTCTGCAACGAGGAGTTCACCATCTTCAATAGGGTGGATATCGCACGCAGCCAGCTCCTGGACGAACAGGTGGACAAGTTCAACAGGTTGCTGGAGGACTTCCTGCAGGAG GGAGAAGAACCGGATGAAGATGATGCGTATCAAGTCCTCTCCACTCTAAAGAggatcactgctttccacaa CGCACATGACCTTTCCAAATGGGACCTGTTCACCAGCAACTACAAGTTACTCAACACGGGCATCGAGAACGGAGACATGCCCGAGCAG ATCGTCATCCACGCTCTGCAGTGTACCCATTACGTCATCCTCTGGCACCTAGCCAAGGTTTCCGAGGGAAGCAGCAAAAAG GAAGACATGGTGACTCTGAGGAAGCAAATGCGTGCGTTCTGTCTCATGTGCCAGCGCTACCTGGCCAGCGTCAACACTGCTGTGAAAGAGCAA GCCTTCACCATCCTATGTGACCTGCTACTGATCTTCAGCCACCAGATCATCTCGGGGGGAAGGGAGGTGCTGGAGCCTCTGGTGTACATGCCAGAGGCCTGCTTACAGTCGGAGCTGCTCAGCTTCATCCTGGACCACGTCTTCATAGACCAGGACGAGGACAACAACAGTTCAG ACGGGCAACAGGACGACGAAGCAGGAAAAATCGAAGCTTTGCACAAGAGACGCAACCTGCTGGCAGCTTACTGCAAACTCATCATCTTCAACGTCGTGGAGATGAACACCGGGGCAGACATATTTAAACAGTACATGAGG TATTACAACGACTATGGTGACATCATCAAGGAAACCATGAGTAAAACGAGACAGATTGACAAAATCCAGTGTGCCAAGACTCTCATTCTGAGCTTGCAGCAG CTGTTTAACGAGATGTTGTCGGAGCTGGGCCCGGGCTTCGACCGCTCCTCCTCGGCCTTCTGCGGGATTAAGGAGCTGGCCCGACGCTTCTCACTGACCTTTGGCCTGGATCAGGTCAAAACCAGAGAAGCCATCGCCATGTTACACAA GGACGGAATAGAGTTTGCCTTCAAGGAGCCGAACCCTCAAGGCGAAGGGCATCCTCCGGTCAACCTGGCGTTCCTGGACATCCTCAGCGAGTTCTCGTCCAAGCTCATGAGACAGGACAAGCGCACCGT GCACATGTATCTGGAGCGCTTCATGACCTTCCAGATGGCCCTGCAGAGGGAGGACTGCTGGCTGCCCCTCATCTCCTACAGGAACTCGCTGCAGGCCGGCGGCGACGACGACACCATGTCCGTGGTGAGCGGCATCAGCAGCCGCGGCTCCTCGGTGCGCAGCAAGAAGACCAAACCCGTCGCCGGCAAGAGGAAACTTCCGGAAG tggaGGAGAGCGTTGGCGGCGGGGACGTGTGGTTGAACCGAGAGCAGGCCCTGCAGACTCCCGTCATGATGCCGTCGCCCCACCTCACGTCCACGGCCATGCGCGAGCCCAAACGCCTGCGGCCGGACGACAGCTACATGGGGGTGTACAGCATGGCCCCCGAGCAACAGCCGCCACAGCAACCGCCGCCCCAACAACCGCCAACCCCCCAGCATCACCCGCAGACCCCCCAGCCCCACCTCCACCAGACACCCATAGACTACAA cacgCAGGTCACCTGGATGTTGGCACAGAGGCAGCAGCAGCAGGAGGAGGCGGTGCGGCAGCAGCATGAGAGAGCCATGAACTACGCCAAGCTGAGGAGCAACCTGCAGCATGCCAT CCGTCGAGGATCCGGTCTAATGGAAGATGATGAGGAACCAATTGTAGAGGATGTAATGATGTCATCAGAAGGTCGAATTGAGGACCTTAATGAGGGCATGGACTTTGACACGATGGACATTGATCTG CCTGCGTCGAAGAACCGGCGAGAGCGATCGGAATTGAAGCCAGACTTTTTCGACCCCGCCTCTATCATGGATGAGTCTGTAAGGACCACTCATTTCCTGGGTTATGATGCTTTTCAGCGGTAA